Proteins from one Ardenticatena maritima genomic window:
- a CDS encoding deoxyribonuclease IV, translating into MPKFGAHMSISGGVATAFERGRDIGCETIQLFTKNNRQWKAPPLKPDEVARFHDLHTQTGIDPVVAHASYLINIASPKESVWQKSFDALRIEMERCDTLGIPWLVLHPGSHTGAGVEAGLAKVAHSLDRLYDEGGYQTAVALEITAGQGTNLGYEFEHLARIVEQMRYGDRIVYCFDTCHAFAAGYDLTTDEGYQATFDAFDRLLGLDRLVCFHLNDSKGDLASNLDRHTHIGLGAIGLGGFARLVRDPRFADAPMILETPKEDDMAEDRLNLRVLRALVEGDLSEDDLRDWWRTFEQETGRTP; encoded by the coding sequence ATGCCCAAATTTGGCGCACACATGAGCATCAGCGGCGGCGTCGCCACCGCCTTCGAGCGGGGGCGCGACATCGGCTGTGAGACCATACAACTCTTCACCAAGAACAACCGGCAGTGGAAAGCCCCACCCCTCAAACCCGACGAGGTGGCGCGCTTTCACGACCTGCACACCCAAACCGGCATAGACCCCGTGGTGGCGCACGCCTCGTACCTCATCAACATCGCGTCGCCTAAAGAATCCGTCTGGCAAAAGAGTTTCGACGCTCTGCGCATCGAAATGGAACGCTGCGACACCCTGGGCATCCCCTGGCTCGTCCTGCACCCCGGTTCCCACACCGGCGCGGGCGTCGAAGCCGGGCTTGCCAAGGTCGCCCACTCGCTCGACCGCCTCTACGATGAAGGCGGCTACCAGACCGCCGTCGCACTCGAAATCACCGCCGGGCAGGGCACCAACCTGGGGTACGAATTCGAGCACCTGGCGCGCATCGTCGAACAAATGCGCTACGGCGACCGTATCGTCTACTGCTTCGACACGTGCCACGCCTTCGCCGCCGGCTACGACCTCACCACCGACGAAGGCTATCAGGCGACGTTCGACGCCTTCGACCGCCTCTTGGGGCTGGACCGCCTGGTCTGCTTCCACCTGAACGACAGCAAGGGCGACCTCGCGTCGAACCTCGACCGCCACACCCACATCGGCTTGGGCGCCATCGGCTTGGGCGGCTTTGCGCGGCTGGTGCGCGACCCCCGCTTTGCCGACGCCCCCATGATTCTGGAAACGCCCAAGGAAGACGACATGGCGGAAGACCGCCTCAACCTGCGCGTCTTGCGCGCACTGGTGGAAGGCGACCTCAGCGAAGACGACCTGCGCGATTGGTGGCGCACCTTTGAACAGGAAACGGGCAGAACCCCGTAA
- a CDS encoding GNAT family N-acetyltransferase: MATTIFPRLVTLKTGETARLRTVREADAADVLRLVQAVAAEEVLIGVETPNIPQSVEEERRFIRAALNTPRRLFMGAEVNGRIVGTLSLTPGQFGRKDAHLATLGIVLAPQYRGVGLGGAMIDAALEWARAKGFEKIQLEVFATNERALALYRRKGFVEEGRRRRAYKLRGDYVDGVLMGLWIGDDHVIEEE, encoded by the coding sequence ATGGCGACGACCATCTTCCCCCGCCTGGTCACACTCAAAACAGGAGAAACCGCACGTTTGCGCACCGTGCGCGAAGCCGACGCCGCCGACGTCTTGCGGCTGGTGCAGGCGGTGGCGGCGGAAGAAGTGCTCATCGGCGTCGAAACGCCCAACATTCCCCAAAGCGTCGAAGAAGAACGGCGCTTCATCCGCGCCGCGCTCAACACGCCGCGCCGCCTCTTCATGGGGGCGGAAGTCAACGGGCGCATCGTGGGCACGCTCTCGCTCACGCCGGGGCAGTTCGGGCGCAAGGACGCCCACCTCGCCACGCTGGGCATCGTGCTTGCGCCCCAATACCGCGGTGTGGGCTTGGGCGGCGCCATGATTGACGCCGCCCTGGAGTGGGCGCGCGCCAAAGGCTTCGAGAAAATCCAACTGGAAGTCTTCGCCACCAACGAGCGCGCGCTGGCGCTCTACCGGCGCAAAGGCTTCGTGGAAGAAGGTCGCCGCCGCCGCGCCTACAAACTGCGCGGCGACTACGTGGACGGCGTCCTCATGGGGCTCTGGATTGGCGACGACCATGTCATCGAGGAGGAATAA